In one Lycium barbarum isolate Lr01 chromosome 7, ASM1917538v2, whole genome shotgun sequence genomic region, the following are encoded:
- the LOC132603368 gene encoding acetyl-coenzyme A synthetase, chloroplastic/glyoxysomal-like isoform X1 has protein sequence MKRPLEGSNCITIGEGLASEEINLVFPNQDLSSQAHVSSIHKYVEMYDRSVEDPAGFWSDTASEFYWKERWGQTVYTDNLDIRKGKVNIEWFKGGKTNICYNCLDRNIDAGNGDKIAIFWEGNEPGRDSILTYNQLLARVCQLANYLKNIGVGKRDAVIIYLPMLMELPIAMLACARIGAIHSVVFAGFSAESLAQRIVDCKPKVVITCNAVRRGPKTIFLKDIVDAALKESAQNGVNIDVCLTFENESALQKEMTKWVEGRDIWWQDVVPKYPVTCDVEWVDAEDPLFLLYTSGSTGKPKGVLHTTGGYMVYTAITFKYAFDYKPKDIYWCTADCGWITGHSYVTYGPLLNGATNVVFEGAPNYPDAGRCWDIVDKYKVSIFYTAPTLVRSLMREGDEHVTRYSRKSLRVLGSVGEPINPSAWRWFFNVVGDGKCPISDTWWQTETGGFMITPLPGAWPQKPGSATLPFFGVQPVIVDEKGMELEGECSGYLCVKSSWPSAFRTLYGDHERYETTYFSAFPGYYFSGDGCNRDKDGYYWLTGRVDDVINVSGHRIGTAEVESALVSHPQCVEAAVVGVEHEVKGQGIYAFVTLAEGVPYSEELRKSLTKVVRDKIGGFAAPDKIHWAPGLPKTRSGKIMRRILRKIASNSLDELGDTSTLADTTVVDQLIALARC, from the exons ATGAAAAGACCTTTAGAAGGATCGAACTGTATTACCATTGGAGAGGGTCTTGCATCTGAAGAGATTAATCTTGTATTCCCAAATCAAGATTTATCAAGCCAAGCTCATGTTTCTTCCATTCACAAA TATGTGGAGATGTATGATAGATCAGTGGAGGATCCAGCAGGATTCTGGTCAGACACAGCATCGGAGTTCTACTGGAAAGAGAGATGGGGTCAAACTGTTTACACCGACAATCTTGACATTCGTAAGGGCAAAGTCAATATAGAG TGGTTCAAAGGTGGTAAAACAAACATATGTTACAACTGCTTGGACAGAAATATTGATGCTGGAAATGGTGACAAAATTGCAATTTTCTGGGAAGGAAATGAGCCTGGTCGTGATAGCATTTTGACATACAACCAACTCTTGGCCAGAGTTTGTCAG CTGGCAAATTACTTGAAAAATATTGGAGTTGGCAAGCGTGATGCAGTTATCATTTACTTGCCAATGCTTATGGAACTTCCAATTGCTATGCTTGCCTGTGCTCGGATTGGTGCCATTCACTCG GTAGTGTTTGCGGGGTTCTCAGCAGAATCTCTTGCACAGAGGATTGTGGATTGCAAGCCTAAGGTTGTCATAACATGCAACGCTGTTAGGAGAGGTCCCAAGACTATTTTTCTCAAAGATATTGTTGATGCTGCCTTGAAAGAATCTGCCCAAAATGGCGTCAATATAG ATGTGTGTTTGACTTTTGAGAATGAATCAGCATTGCAGAAAGAAATGACTAAATGGGTTGAAGGAAGAGATATTTGGTGGCAG GATGTTGTTCCAAAATATCCAGTTACATGTGATGTGGAATGGGTTGATGCAGAAGATCCGCTTTTCTTGCTTTACACCAGTGGCAGTACTGGAAAGCCTAAG GGTGTTCTTCATACAACTGGAGGCTATATGGTATACACTGCGATAACATTCAAGTATGCATTTGACTACAAACCAAAAGACATTTATTG GTGTACAGCTGACTGTGGTTGGATTACTGGACATAGCTACGTTACATATGGACCTTTGCTAAATGGAGCAACTAATGTGGTTTTTGAAGGG GCTCCAAACTATCCAGATGCTGGACGCTGCTGGGATATTGTTGATAAGTACAAGGTTTCAATTTTTTATACCGCTCCCACATTAGTAAGGTCTCTCATGCGCGAGGGAGATGAG CATGTCACTCGATATTCAAGAAAATCTTTGAGGGTTCTGGGAAGTGTTGGTGAGCCAATCAATCCGAGTGCATGGAG GTGGTTTTTCAATGTTGTAGGAGATGGAAAGTGCCCTATATCAGACACATGGTGGCAAACAGAAACTGGAGGCTTCATG ATTACTCCATTACCAGGAGCTTGGCCACAGAAGCCTGGTTCTGCTACATTGCCATTTTTTGGAGTCCAG CCAGTAATAGTGGATGAGAAGGGTATGGAATTAGAAGGTGAGTGCAGTGGATATTTATGTGTGAAAAGTTCATGGCCTTCTGCATTCAGAACACTGTATGGGGATCATGAAAGATATGAGACTACATACTTTAGTGCCTTCCCTGGATATTATTTTAGTGGTGATGGTTGCAACAG GGACAAAGATGGTTACTACTGGCTCACTGGCAGAGTAGATGATGTTATTAACGTCAG TGGACATCGCATTGGCACAGCTGAAGTAGAGTCAGCTTTAGTTTCACATCCTCAGTGTGTTGAAGCTGCTGTCGTTGGCGTGGAACATGAG GTTAAAGGACAAGGGATATACGCATTTGTTACTTTGGCTGAAGGTGTTCCATACAGTGAGGAACTCAGAAAAAGTCTTACAAAGGTTGTCAGAGATAAG ATTGGAGGTTTTGCTGCACCAGACAAGATTCACTGGGCACCAGGTCTACCAAAGACAAGGAGTGGGAAAATAATGAGGAGAATTTTGAGGAAAATTGCTTCCAATAGCTTAGACGAACTTGGGGACACAAGTACATTGGCTGATACCACTGTCGTCGATCAGCTTATTGCACTTGCTCGTTGTTAA
- the LOC132603368 gene encoding acetyl-coenzyme A synthetase, chloroplastic/glyoxysomal-like isoform X2 → MKRPLEGSNCITIGEGLASEEINLVFPNQDLSSQAHVSSIHKYVEMYDRSVEDPAGFWSDTASEFYWKERWGQTVYTDNLDIRKGKVNIEWFKGGKTNICYNCLDRNIDAGNGDKIAIFWEGNEPGRDSILTYNQLLARVCQLANYLKNIGVGKRDAVIIYLPMLMELPIAMLACARIGAIHSVVFAGFSAESLAQRIVDCKPKVVITCNAVRRGPKTIFLKDIVDAALKESAQNGVNIDVCLTFENESALQKEMTKWVEGRDIWWQDVVPKYPVTCDVEWVDAEDPLFLLYTSGSTGKPKGVLHTTGGYMVYTAITFKYAFDYKPKDIYWCTADCGWITGHSYVTYGPLLNGATNVVFEGHVTRYSRKSLRVLGSVGEPINPSAWRWFFNVVGDGKCPISDTWWQTETGGFMITPLPGAWPQKPGSATLPFFGVQPVIVDEKGMELEGECSGYLCVKSSWPSAFRTLYGDHERYETTYFSAFPGYYFSGDGCNRDKDGYYWLTGRVDDVINVSGHRIGTAEVESALVSHPQCVEAAVVGVEHEVKGQGIYAFVTLAEGVPYSEELRKSLTKVVRDKIGGFAAPDKIHWAPGLPKTRSGKIMRRILRKIASNSLDELGDTSTLADTTVVDQLIALARC, encoded by the exons ATGAAAAGACCTTTAGAAGGATCGAACTGTATTACCATTGGAGAGGGTCTTGCATCTGAAGAGATTAATCTTGTATTCCCAAATCAAGATTTATCAAGCCAAGCTCATGTTTCTTCCATTCACAAA TATGTGGAGATGTATGATAGATCAGTGGAGGATCCAGCAGGATTCTGGTCAGACACAGCATCGGAGTTCTACTGGAAAGAGAGATGGGGTCAAACTGTTTACACCGACAATCTTGACATTCGTAAGGGCAAAGTCAATATAGAG TGGTTCAAAGGTGGTAAAACAAACATATGTTACAACTGCTTGGACAGAAATATTGATGCTGGAAATGGTGACAAAATTGCAATTTTCTGGGAAGGAAATGAGCCTGGTCGTGATAGCATTTTGACATACAACCAACTCTTGGCCAGAGTTTGTCAG CTGGCAAATTACTTGAAAAATATTGGAGTTGGCAAGCGTGATGCAGTTATCATTTACTTGCCAATGCTTATGGAACTTCCAATTGCTATGCTTGCCTGTGCTCGGATTGGTGCCATTCACTCG GTAGTGTTTGCGGGGTTCTCAGCAGAATCTCTTGCACAGAGGATTGTGGATTGCAAGCCTAAGGTTGTCATAACATGCAACGCTGTTAGGAGAGGTCCCAAGACTATTTTTCTCAAAGATATTGTTGATGCTGCCTTGAAAGAATCTGCCCAAAATGGCGTCAATATAG ATGTGTGTTTGACTTTTGAGAATGAATCAGCATTGCAGAAAGAAATGACTAAATGGGTTGAAGGAAGAGATATTTGGTGGCAG GATGTTGTTCCAAAATATCCAGTTACATGTGATGTGGAATGGGTTGATGCAGAAGATCCGCTTTTCTTGCTTTACACCAGTGGCAGTACTGGAAAGCCTAAG GGTGTTCTTCATACAACTGGAGGCTATATGGTATACACTGCGATAACATTCAAGTATGCATTTGACTACAAACCAAAAGACATTTATTG GTGTACAGCTGACTGTGGTTGGATTACTGGACATAGCTACGTTACATATGGACCTTTGCTAAATGGAGCAACTAATGTGGTTTTTGAAGGG CATGTCACTCGATATTCAAGAAAATCTTTGAGGGTTCTGGGAAGTGTTGGTGAGCCAATCAATCCGAGTGCATGGAG GTGGTTTTTCAATGTTGTAGGAGATGGAAAGTGCCCTATATCAGACACATGGTGGCAAACAGAAACTGGAGGCTTCATG ATTACTCCATTACCAGGAGCTTGGCCACAGAAGCCTGGTTCTGCTACATTGCCATTTTTTGGAGTCCAG CCAGTAATAGTGGATGAGAAGGGTATGGAATTAGAAGGTGAGTGCAGTGGATATTTATGTGTGAAAAGTTCATGGCCTTCTGCATTCAGAACACTGTATGGGGATCATGAAAGATATGAGACTACATACTTTAGTGCCTTCCCTGGATATTATTTTAGTGGTGATGGTTGCAACAG GGACAAAGATGGTTACTACTGGCTCACTGGCAGAGTAGATGATGTTATTAACGTCAG TGGACATCGCATTGGCACAGCTGAAGTAGAGTCAGCTTTAGTTTCACATCCTCAGTGTGTTGAAGCTGCTGTCGTTGGCGTGGAACATGAG GTTAAAGGACAAGGGATATACGCATTTGTTACTTTGGCTGAAGGTGTTCCATACAGTGAGGAACTCAGAAAAAGTCTTACAAAGGTTGTCAGAGATAAG ATTGGAGGTTTTGCTGCACCAGACAAGATTCACTGGGCACCAGGTCTACCAAAGACAAGGAGTGGGAAAATAATGAGGAGAATTTTGAGGAAAATTGCTTCCAATAGCTTAGACGAACTTGGGGACACAAGTACATTGGCTGATACCACTGTCGTCGATCAGCTTATTGCACTTGCTCGTTGTTAA
- the LOC132603368 gene encoding acetyl-coenzyme A synthetase, chloroplastic/glyoxysomal-like isoform X3 → MYDRSVEDPAGFWSDTASEFYWKERWGQTVYTDNLDIRKGKVNIEWFKGGKTNICYNCLDRNIDAGNGDKIAIFWEGNEPGRDSILTYNQLLARVCQLANYLKNIGVGKRDAVIIYLPMLMELPIAMLACARIGAIHSVVFAGFSAESLAQRIVDCKPKVVITCNAVRRGPKTIFLKDIVDAALKESAQNGVNIDVCLTFENESALQKEMTKWVEGRDIWWQDVVPKYPVTCDVEWVDAEDPLFLLYTSGSTGKPKGVLHTTGGYMVYTAITFKYAFDYKPKDIYWCTADCGWITGHSYVTYGPLLNGATNVVFEGAPNYPDAGRCWDIVDKYKVSIFYTAPTLVRSLMREGDEHVTRYSRKSLRVLGSVGEPINPSAWRWFFNVVGDGKCPISDTWWQTETGGFMITPLPGAWPQKPGSATLPFFGVQPVIVDEKGMELEGECSGYLCVKSSWPSAFRTLYGDHERYETTYFSAFPGYYFSGDGCNRDKDGYYWLTGRVDDVINVSGHRIGTAEVESALVSHPQCVEAAVVGVEHEVKGQGIYAFVTLAEGVPYSEELRKSLTKVVRDKIGGFAAPDKIHWAPGLPKTRSGKIMRRILRKIASNSLDELGDTSTLADTTVVDQLIALARC, encoded by the exons ATGTATGATAGATCAGTGGAGGATCCAGCAGGATTCTGGTCAGACACAGCATCGGAGTTCTACTGGAAAGAGAGATGGGGTCAAACTGTTTACACCGACAATCTTGACATTCGTAAGGGCAAAGTCAATATAGAG TGGTTCAAAGGTGGTAAAACAAACATATGTTACAACTGCTTGGACAGAAATATTGATGCTGGAAATGGTGACAAAATTGCAATTTTCTGGGAAGGAAATGAGCCTGGTCGTGATAGCATTTTGACATACAACCAACTCTTGGCCAGAGTTTGTCAG CTGGCAAATTACTTGAAAAATATTGGAGTTGGCAAGCGTGATGCAGTTATCATTTACTTGCCAATGCTTATGGAACTTCCAATTGCTATGCTTGCCTGTGCTCGGATTGGTGCCATTCACTCG GTAGTGTTTGCGGGGTTCTCAGCAGAATCTCTTGCACAGAGGATTGTGGATTGCAAGCCTAAGGTTGTCATAACATGCAACGCTGTTAGGAGAGGTCCCAAGACTATTTTTCTCAAAGATATTGTTGATGCTGCCTTGAAAGAATCTGCCCAAAATGGCGTCAATATAG ATGTGTGTTTGACTTTTGAGAATGAATCAGCATTGCAGAAAGAAATGACTAAATGGGTTGAAGGAAGAGATATTTGGTGGCAG GATGTTGTTCCAAAATATCCAGTTACATGTGATGTGGAATGGGTTGATGCAGAAGATCCGCTTTTCTTGCTTTACACCAGTGGCAGTACTGGAAAGCCTAAG GGTGTTCTTCATACAACTGGAGGCTATATGGTATACACTGCGATAACATTCAAGTATGCATTTGACTACAAACCAAAAGACATTTATTG GTGTACAGCTGACTGTGGTTGGATTACTGGACATAGCTACGTTACATATGGACCTTTGCTAAATGGAGCAACTAATGTGGTTTTTGAAGGG GCTCCAAACTATCCAGATGCTGGACGCTGCTGGGATATTGTTGATAAGTACAAGGTTTCAATTTTTTATACCGCTCCCACATTAGTAAGGTCTCTCATGCGCGAGGGAGATGAG CATGTCACTCGATATTCAAGAAAATCTTTGAGGGTTCTGGGAAGTGTTGGTGAGCCAATCAATCCGAGTGCATGGAG GTGGTTTTTCAATGTTGTAGGAGATGGAAAGTGCCCTATATCAGACACATGGTGGCAAACAGAAACTGGAGGCTTCATG ATTACTCCATTACCAGGAGCTTGGCCACAGAAGCCTGGTTCTGCTACATTGCCATTTTTTGGAGTCCAG CCAGTAATAGTGGATGAGAAGGGTATGGAATTAGAAGGTGAGTGCAGTGGATATTTATGTGTGAAAAGTTCATGGCCTTCTGCATTCAGAACACTGTATGGGGATCATGAAAGATATGAGACTACATACTTTAGTGCCTTCCCTGGATATTATTTTAGTGGTGATGGTTGCAACAG GGACAAAGATGGTTACTACTGGCTCACTGGCAGAGTAGATGATGTTATTAACGTCAG TGGACATCGCATTGGCACAGCTGAAGTAGAGTCAGCTTTAGTTTCACATCCTCAGTGTGTTGAAGCTGCTGTCGTTGGCGTGGAACATGAG GTTAAAGGACAAGGGATATACGCATTTGTTACTTTGGCTGAAGGTGTTCCATACAGTGAGGAACTCAGAAAAAGTCTTACAAAGGTTGTCAGAGATAAG ATTGGAGGTTTTGCTGCACCAGACAAGATTCACTGGGCACCAGGTCTACCAAAGACAAGGAGTGGGAAAATAATGAGGAGAATTTTGAGGAAAATTGCTTCCAATAGCTTAGACGAACTTGGGGACACAAGTACATTGGCTGATACCACTGTCGTCGATCAGCTTATTGCACTTGCTCGTTGTTAA